The Halichoerus grypus chromosome 15, mHalGry1.hap1.1, whole genome shotgun sequence genome includes a window with the following:
- the TMEM145 gene encoding transmembrane protein 145 isoform X2 has translation MEPPRAPALRLLLLPPLLLLLLPLPPRARAKYVRGNLSSKEDWLFLTRFCFLSDYGRLDFRFRYPEAKCCQNILLYFDDPSQWPAVYKAGDKDCLAKESVIRPENNQVINLTTQYAWSGCQVVSEEGTRYLSCSSGRSFRSVRERWWYIALSKCGGDGLQLEYEMVLTNGKSFWTRHFSADEFGILETDVTFLLIFILIFFLSCYFGYLLKGRQLLHTTYKMFMAAAGVEVLSLLFFCIYWGQYATDGIGNGSLKILAKLLFSSSFLIFLLMLILLGKGFTVTRGRISHSGSVKLSVYMTLYTLTHVVLLIYEAEVLCGSCDGPDRQLRDPQVGPGEDCQWHPAGDPFVCPWRVPDHDTPFGSQQELPVPRAHVADRLGRGPGPRREPIHGQGLPAARLWERDVHQRLGAQLHGALLHPPARLLPPAPSGAGFWAPAVPRPTAPWPPPRPLIPPDPGTPVTIAGTLPVTLQDSATPSHCSWDGYCESGLDSETFPWISVTSDPSSAHPYLHPGVFPQVPGRKTFFPSCQNKADSLSFYL, from the exons ATGGAGCCCCCGCGAGCGCCCGCTCTGCGCCTCCTACTGCTGCCGCCGCTgctgctcctgctcctgcccctgcccccccgcgCCCGGGCCAAGTACGTGCGGGGCAACCTCAGCTCCAAGGAG GACTGGCTGTTCCTGACGAGATTTTGCTTTCTTTCGGATTATGGCCGACTGGACTTCCGTTTCCGATACCCTGAG GCCAAGTGCTGTCAGAACATCCTCCTCTATTTCGACGACCCATCCCAGTGGCCAGCTGTGTACAAGGCAGGGGACAAG GACTGCCTGGCCAAGGAGTCAGTGATCAGGCCCGAGAACAACCAGGTCATCAACCTCACCACCCAGTACGCCTGGTCAGGCTGTCAG GTAGTGTCAGAGGAGGGAACCCGTTACCTGAGCTGCTCCAGCGGCCGAAGCTTCCGCTCTGTGCGCGAAAGGTGGTGGTACATCGCACTCAGCAAGTGTGGG GGAGATGGGCTGCAGCTGGAGTACGAGATGGTCCTCACCAACGGCAAGTCCTTCTGGACACGGCATTTCTCGGCTGATGAGTTTG GGATCCTGGAGACAGATGTGACTTTCCTTCTCATCTTCATCctcatcttcttcctctcctgttaCTTTGGAT ATTTGCTGAAAGGACGTCAGTTGCTCCACACAACTTATAAAATGTTCATGGCTGCAGCAGGAGTGGAGG TCCTGAGCCTcctgtttttctgcatctactgggGCCAGTACGCCACTGATGGCATTGGCAATGGGAGTCTGAAGATCTTGG CCAAGCTGCTCTTCTCCTCCAGCTTCCTCATCTTCCTGCTGATGCTCATCCTTCTGGGGAAGGGATTCACGGTGACACG GGGCCGCATCAGCCACTCGGGTTCCGTGAAGTTGTCTGTCTACATGACCCTGTACACCCTTACCCACGTGGTGCTGCTCATCTATGAGGCCGAG GTTCTTTGCGGTTCCTGTGATGGCCCTGATCGCCAACTTCGGGATCCCCAAGTGGGCCCGGGAGAAGATTGTCAATGGCATCCAGCTGGGGATCCATTTGTATGCCCATGGCGTGTTCCTG ATCATGACACGCCCTTCGGCAGCCAACAAGAACTTCCCGTACCACGTGCGCACGTCGCAGATCGCCTCGGCCGGGGCCCCGGGCCCCGGAGGGAGCCAATCCACGGACAAGGCCTTCCCGCAGCACGTCTATGGGAACGTGACGTTCATCAGCGACTCGGTGCCCAACTTCACGGAGCTCTTCTCCATCCCCCCGCCCGCCTCCTCC cccctgccccgaGCGGCGCCGGATTCTGGGCTCCCGCTGTTCCGAGACCTACGGCCCCCTGGCCCCCTCCGAGACCTCTGATCCCGCCGGACCCCGGAACACCAGTGACGATCGCCGGGACCCTGCCCGTGACTCTCCAGGACTCCGCGACCCCGAGCCATTGCTCCTGGGACGGATATTGTGAATCTGGTCTCGACTCTGAAACCTTCCCTTGGATCTCTGTGACCTCGGACCCGAGCTCTGCCCACCCCTATCTCCATCCGGGGGTCTTCCCTCAGGTCCCCGGCAGAAagacttttttcccttcttgccaAAATAAAGCGGATTCGTTGagtttttatctataa
- the TMEM145 gene encoding transmembrane protein 145 isoform X4 has translation MEPPRAPALRLLLLPPLLLLLLPLPPRARAKYVRGNLSSKEDWLFLTRFCFLSDYGRLDFRFRYPEAKCCQNILLYFDDPSQWPAVYKAGDKDCLAKESVIRPENNQVINLTTQYAWSGCQVVSEEGTRYLSCSSGRSFRSVRERWWYIALSKCGGDGLQLEYEMVLTNGKSFWTRHFSADEFGILETDVTFLLIFILIFFLSCYFGYLLKGRQLLHTTYKMFMAAAGVEVLSLLFFCIYWGQYATDGIGNGSLKILAKLLFSSSFLIFLLMLILLGKGFTVTRGRISHSGSVKLSVYMTLYTLTHVVLLIYEAEVLCGSCDGPDRQLRDPQVGPGEDCQWHPAGDPFVCPWRVPDHDTPFGSQQELPVPRAHVADRLGRGPGPRREPIHGQGLPAARLWERDVHQRLGAQLHGALLHPPARLLRREAGGGDGGGGGGGPEGPRGDHGRAGRGLPAPSRSVPQGGRPELGWPDAALSAARAPDGGAAHRLHRILQHAHGRGHRTPGLSTLAHPAPWAARRAPAGLRIPALSRPQGSAIPGLPDPPHPARPGRGAYCPAPPPSPDFCAKRSRGSRSPRPLPQPLPRAAPDSGLPLFRDLRPPGPLRDL, from the exons ATGGAGCCCCCGCGAGCGCCCGCTCTGCGCCTCCTACTGCTGCCGCCGCTgctgctcctgctcctgcccctgcccccccgcgCCCGGGCCAAGTACGTGCGGGGCAACCTCAGCTCCAAGGAG GACTGGCTGTTCCTGACGAGATTTTGCTTTCTTTCGGATTATGGCCGACTGGACTTCCGTTTCCGATACCCTGAG GCCAAGTGCTGTCAGAACATCCTCCTCTATTTCGACGACCCATCCCAGTGGCCAGCTGTGTACAAGGCAGGGGACAAG GACTGCCTGGCCAAGGAGTCAGTGATCAGGCCCGAGAACAACCAGGTCATCAACCTCACCACCCAGTACGCCTGGTCAGGCTGTCAG GTAGTGTCAGAGGAGGGAACCCGTTACCTGAGCTGCTCCAGCGGCCGAAGCTTCCGCTCTGTGCGCGAAAGGTGGTGGTACATCGCACTCAGCAAGTGTGGG GGAGATGGGCTGCAGCTGGAGTACGAGATGGTCCTCACCAACGGCAAGTCCTTCTGGACACGGCATTTCTCGGCTGATGAGTTTG GGATCCTGGAGACAGATGTGACTTTCCTTCTCATCTTCATCctcatcttcttcctctcctgttaCTTTGGAT ATTTGCTGAAAGGACGTCAGTTGCTCCACACAACTTATAAAATGTTCATGGCTGCAGCAGGAGTGGAGG TCCTGAGCCTcctgtttttctgcatctactgggGCCAGTACGCCACTGATGGCATTGGCAATGGGAGTCTGAAGATCTTGG CCAAGCTGCTCTTCTCCTCCAGCTTCCTCATCTTCCTGCTGATGCTCATCCTTCTGGGGAAGGGATTCACGGTGACACG GGGCCGCATCAGCCACTCGGGTTCCGTGAAGTTGTCTGTCTACATGACCCTGTACACCCTTACCCACGTGGTGCTGCTCATCTATGAGGCCGAG GTTCTTTGCGGTTCCTGTGATGGCCCTGATCGCCAACTTCGGGATCCCCAAGTGGGCCCGGGAGAAGATTGTCAATGGCATCCAGCTGGGGATCCATTTGTATGCCCATGGCGTGTTCCTG ATCATGACACGCCCTTCGGCAGCCAACAAGAACTTCCCGTACCACGTGCGCACGTCGCAGATCGCCTCGGCCGGGGCCCCGGGCCCCGGAGGGAGCCAATCCACGGACAAGGCCTTCCCGCAGCACGTCTATGGGAACGTGACGTTCATCAGCGACTCGGTGCCCAACTTCACGGAGCTCTTCTCCATCCCCCCGCCCGCCTCCTCC GCCGGGAAGCAGGTGGAGGAgacggcggtggcggcggcggtggcCCCGAGGGGCCGCGTGGTGACCATGGCCGAGCCGGGCGCGGCCTCCCCGCCCCTTCCCGCTCGGTTCCCCAAGGCGGCCGACCCGAGCTGGGATGGCCCGACGCCGCCCTATCAGCCGCTCGTGCCCCAGACGGCGGCGCCGCACACCGGCTTCACCGAATACTTCAGCATGCACACGGCCGGGGGCACCGCACCCCCGGTCTGAGCACCCTTGCCCACCCCGCCCCTTGGGCCGCGCGCCGGGCCCCGGCCGGGCTCCGGATCCCCGCTCTATCCCGGCCCCAGGGCTCTGCCATCCCAGGCCTTCCCgaccctccccaccccgcgcGCCCAGGTAGGGGTGCGTACTGTCCCGCTCCGCCCCCTTCCCCCGACTTTTGTGCCAAACGGTCCCGCGGGAGCCGCTCTCCCcgtcccctccctcagcccctgccccgaGCGGCGCCGGATTCTGGGCTCCCGCTGTTCCGAGACCTACGGCCCCCTGGCCCCCTCCGAGACCTCTGA
- the TMEM145 gene encoding transmembrane protein 145 isoform X3, protein MEPPRAPALRLLLLPPLLLLLLPLPPRARAKYVRGNLSSKEDWLFLTRFCFLSDYGRLDFRFRYPEAKCCQNILLYFDDPSQWPAVYKAGDKDCLAKESVIRPENNQVINLTTQYAWSGCQVVSEEGTRYLSCSSGRSFRSVRERWWYIALSKCGGDGLQLEYEMVLTNGKSFWTRHFSADEFGILETDVTFLLIFILIFFLSCYFGYLLKGRQLLHTTYKMFMAAAGVEVLSLLFFCIYWGQYATDGIGNGSLKILAKLLFSSSFLIFLLMLILLGKGFTVTRGRISHSGSVKLSVYMTLYTLTHVVLLIYEAEFFDPGQVLYTYESPAGYGLIGLQVAAYVWFCYAVLISLRHFPEKQPFYVPFFAAYTLWFFAVPVMALIANFGIPKWAREKIVNGIQLGIHLYAHGVFLIMTRPSAANKNFPYHVRTSQIASAGAPGPGGSQSTDKAFPQHVYGNVTFISDSVPNFTELFSIPPPASSPLPRAAPDSGLPLFRDLRPPGPLRDL, encoded by the exons ATGGAGCCCCCGCGAGCGCCCGCTCTGCGCCTCCTACTGCTGCCGCCGCTgctgctcctgctcctgcccctgcccccccgcgCCCGGGCCAAGTACGTGCGGGGCAACCTCAGCTCCAAGGAG GACTGGCTGTTCCTGACGAGATTTTGCTTTCTTTCGGATTATGGCCGACTGGACTTCCGTTTCCGATACCCTGAG GCCAAGTGCTGTCAGAACATCCTCCTCTATTTCGACGACCCATCCCAGTGGCCAGCTGTGTACAAGGCAGGGGACAAG GACTGCCTGGCCAAGGAGTCAGTGATCAGGCCCGAGAACAACCAGGTCATCAACCTCACCACCCAGTACGCCTGGTCAGGCTGTCAG GTAGTGTCAGAGGAGGGAACCCGTTACCTGAGCTGCTCCAGCGGCCGAAGCTTCCGCTCTGTGCGCGAAAGGTGGTGGTACATCGCACTCAGCAAGTGTGGG GGAGATGGGCTGCAGCTGGAGTACGAGATGGTCCTCACCAACGGCAAGTCCTTCTGGACACGGCATTTCTCGGCTGATGAGTTTG GGATCCTGGAGACAGATGTGACTTTCCTTCTCATCTTCATCctcatcttcttcctctcctgttaCTTTGGAT ATTTGCTGAAAGGACGTCAGTTGCTCCACACAACTTATAAAATGTTCATGGCTGCAGCAGGAGTGGAGG TCCTGAGCCTcctgtttttctgcatctactgggGCCAGTACGCCACTGATGGCATTGGCAATGGGAGTCTGAAGATCTTGG CCAAGCTGCTCTTCTCCTCCAGCTTCCTCATCTTCCTGCTGATGCTCATCCTTCTGGGGAAGGGATTCACGGTGACACG GGGCCGCATCAGCCACTCGGGTTCCGTGAAGTTGTCTGTCTACATGACCCTGTACACCCTTACCCACGTGGTGCTGCTCATCTATGAGGCCGAG TTCTTTGACCCGGGCCAGGTACTGTACACGTACGAGTCGCCGGCGGGCTATGGGCTCATTGGGCTGCAGGTGGCGGCTTACGTGTGGTTCTGCTACGCCGTGCTCATCTCCTTGCGCCACTTCCCGGAGAAGCAGCCTTTCTATGTGCCCTTCTTTGCTGCCTACACCCTCTG GTTCTTTGCGGTTCCTGTGATGGCCCTGATCGCCAACTTCGGGATCCCCAAGTGGGCCCGGGAGAAGATTGTCAATGGCATCCAGCTGGGGATCCATTTGTATGCCCATGGCGTGTTCCTG ATCATGACACGCCCTTCGGCAGCCAACAAGAACTTCCCGTACCACGTGCGCACGTCGCAGATCGCCTCGGCCGGGGCCCCGGGCCCCGGAGGGAGCCAATCCACGGACAAGGCCTTCCCGCAGCACGTCTATGGGAACGTGACGTTCATCAGCGACTCGGTGCCCAACTTCACGGAGCTCTTCTCCATCCCCCCGCCCGCCTCCTCC cccctgccccgaGCGGCGCCGGATTCTGGGCTCCCGCTGTTCCGAGACCTACGGCCCCCTGGCCCCCTCCGAGACCTCTGA
- the TMEM145 gene encoding transmembrane protein 145 isoform X1 has product MEPPRAPALRLLLLPPLLLLLLPLPPRARAKYVRGNLSSKEDWLFLTRFCFLSDYGRLDFRFRYPEAKCCQNILLYFDDPSQWPAVYKAGDKDCLAKESVIRPENNQVINLTTQYAWSGCQVVSEEGTRYLSCSSGRSFRSVRERWWYIALSKCGGDGLQLEYEMVLTNGKSFWTRHFSADEFGILETDVTFLLIFILIFFLSCYFGYLLKGRQLLHTTYKMFMAAAGVEVLSLLFFCIYWGQYATDGIGNGSLKILAKLLFSSSFLIFLLMLILLGKGFTVTRGRISHSGSVKLSVYMTLYTLTHVVLLIYEAEFFDPGQVLYTYESPAGYGLIGLQVAAYVWFCYAVLISLRHFPEKQPFYVPFFAAYTLWFFAVPVMALIANFGIPKWAREKIVNGIQLGIHLYAHGVFLIMTRPSAANKNFPYHVRTSQIASAGAPGPGGSQSTDKAFPQHVYGNVTFISDSVPNFTELFSIPPPASSAGKQVEETAVAAAVAPRGRVVTMAEPGAASPPLPARFPKAADPSWDGPTPPYQPLVPQTAAPHTGFTEYFSMHTAGGTAPPV; this is encoded by the exons ATGGAGCCCCCGCGAGCGCCCGCTCTGCGCCTCCTACTGCTGCCGCCGCTgctgctcctgctcctgcccctgcccccccgcgCCCGGGCCAAGTACGTGCGGGGCAACCTCAGCTCCAAGGAG GACTGGCTGTTCCTGACGAGATTTTGCTTTCTTTCGGATTATGGCCGACTGGACTTCCGTTTCCGATACCCTGAG GCCAAGTGCTGTCAGAACATCCTCCTCTATTTCGACGACCCATCCCAGTGGCCAGCTGTGTACAAGGCAGGGGACAAG GACTGCCTGGCCAAGGAGTCAGTGATCAGGCCCGAGAACAACCAGGTCATCAACCTCACCACCCAGTACGCCTGGTCAGGCTGTCAG GTAGTGTCAGAGGAGGGAACCCGTTACCTGAGCTGCTCCAGCGGCCGAAGCTTCCGCTCTGTGCGCGAAAGGTGGTGGTACATCGCACTCAGCAAGTGTGGG GGAGATGGGCTGCAGCTGGAGTACGAGATGGTCCTCACCAACGGCAAGTCCTTCTGGACACGGCATTTCTCGGCTGATGAGTTTG GGATCCTGGAGACAGATGTGACTTTCCTTCTCATCTTCATCctcatcttcttcctctcctgttaCTTTGGAT ATTTGCTGAAAGGACGTCAGTTGCTCCACACAACTTATAAAATGTTCATGGCTGCAGCAGGAGTGGAGG TCCTGAGCCTcctgtttttctgcatctactgggGCCAGTACGCCACTGATGGCATTGGCAATGGGAGTCTGAAGATCTTGG CCAAGCTGCTCTTCTCCTCCAGCTTCCTCATCTTCCTGCTGATGCTCATCCTTCTGGGGAAGGGATTCACGGTGACACG GGGCCGCATCAGCCACTCGGGTTCCGTGAAGTTGTCTGTCTACATGACCCTGTACACCCTTACCCACGTGGTGCTGCTCATCTATGAGGCCGAG TTCTTTGACCCGGGCCAGGTACTGTACACGTACGAGTCGCCGGCGGGCTATGGGCTCATTGGGCTGCAGGTGGCGGCTTACGTGTGGTTCTGCTACGCCGTGCTCATCTCCTTGCGCCACTTCCCGGAGAAGCAGCCTTTCTATGTGCCCTTCTTTGCTGCCTACACCCTCTG GTTCTTTGCGGTTCCTGTGATGGCCCTGATCGCCAACTTCGGGATCCCCAAGTGGGCCCGGGAGAAGATTGTCAATGGCATCCAGCTGGGGATCCATTTGTATGCCCATGGCGTGTTCCTG ATCATGACACGCCCTTCGGCAGCCAACAAGAACTTCCCGTACCACGTGCGCACGTCGCAGATCGCCTCGGCCGGGGCCCCGGGCCCCGGAGGGAGCCAATCCACGGACAAGGCCTTCCCGCAGCACGTCTATGGGAACGTGACGTTCATCAGCGACTCGGTGCCCAACTTCACGGAGCTCTTCTCCATCCCCCCGCCCGCCTCCTCC GCCGGGAAGCAGGTGGAGGAgacggcggtggcggcggcggtggcCCCGAGGGGCCGCGTGGTGACCATGGCCGAGCCGGGCGCGGCCTCCCCGCCCCTTCCCGCTCGGTTCCCCAAGGCGGCCGACCCGAGCTGGGATGGCCCGACGCCGCCCTATCAGCCGCTCGTGCCCCAGACGGCGGCGCCGCACACCGGCTTCACCGAATACTTCAGCATGCACACGGCCGGGGGCACCGCACCCCCGGTCTGA